Proteins from one Embleya scabrispora genomic window:
- a CDS encoding SDR family NAD(P)-dependent oxidoreductase — protein MLQEFDGRVAVVTGAASGIGLAMAERFAAEGMKVVLGDIEQGALDKAVARITDAGGRAFGHVVDVSVRESVFALADAAFEHFGAVDVLCNNAGIGSGSEGKMWEHDPKDWDWCFAVNVFGVFNGIQAFVPRMLAQDTPGHIVNTSSGDGGIAPLPNASVYASTKAAVVTMTEALYAQLGQVQAKLGASVLFPGPKMLRTGLWESYRNRPERFAKSVPRKTPYNTLDAWEKAMRDAGREIEFTPVESVAADVLDGIRENRFWILPASEHSDAQITARSRSMLDRSNPSYLETFVLDK, from the coding sequence ATGCTGCAGGAATTCGACGGCAGAGTCGCCGTCGTCACCGGCGCCGCGAGCGGCATCGGGCTCGCGATGGCCGAACGGTTCGCCGCCGAGGGCATGAAGGTCGTGCTCGGCGACATCGAACAGGGCGCGCTGGACAAGGCCGTCGCCCGCATCACCGACGCGGGCGGGCGGGCGTTCGGACACGTGGTGGACGTGTCGGTGCGCGAATCCGTGTTCGCGCTGGCCGACGCCGCGTTCGAACACTTCGGCGCGGTGGACGTGTTGTGCAACAACGCGGGGATCGGGTCCGGCTCCGAGGGCAAGATGTGGGAGCACGACCCCAAGGACTGGGACTGGTGCTTCGCCGTCAACGTGTTCGGCGTCTTCAACGGTATCCAGGCGTTCGTCCCGAGGATGCTCGCGCAGGACACCCCCGGGCACATCGTCAACACCTCCTCCGGCGACGGCGGCATCGCCCCGCTGCCGAACGCGTCGGTGTACGCGAGCACCAAGGCCGCGGTGGTCACCATGACCGAGGCGCTGTACGCGCAACTCGGCCAGGTGCAGGCCAAGTTGGGCGCGTCCGTGTTGTTCCCGGGACCGAAGATGTTGCGTACCGGCCTGTGGGAGTCGTACCGCAATCGGCCCGAGCGCTTCGCCAAGTCGGTGCCGCGCAAGACGCCCTACAACACGCTCGACGCGTGGGAGAAGGCGATGCGCGACGCGGGGCGGGAGATCGAGTTCACCCCGGTCGAGTCGGTCGCCGCCGACGTGCTCGACGGCATCCGGGAGAACCGGTTCTGGATCCTGCCCGCTAGCGAGCACAGCGACGCGCAGATCACCGCACGGTCGCGCAGCATGCTCGACCGCAGCAACCCCTCGTACCTCGAGACCTTCGTCCTGGACAAGTGA
- a CDS encoding DUF6412 domain-containing protein, with the protein MPRQGRISASTSPVAALLVLIGLGLFVDGALPVLVAVAVTVVLALAGAAAAGAPSAEWAQVRGAALRRQADRLAFLPSRDPDGPGRARPRAPGAGPAAHGRPDRFGIA; encoded by the coding sequence ATGCCTCGCCAGGGTCGGATCTCCGCGTCGACGTCGCCGGTTGCGGCGTTGCTCGTGCTGATCGGCCTCGGGCTGTTCGTGGACGGGGCGTTGCCCGTCCTGGTCGCCGTCGCGGTAACCGTCGTGCTCGCCCTGGCCGGTGCCGCCGCGGCGGGGGCACCGTCCGCCGAGTGGGCGCAGGTGCGGGGCGCGGCGCTGCGCAGACAGGCCGACCGGCTGGCCTTCCTGCCCTCGCGCGACCCCGACGGGCCGGGTCGAGCACGGCCCCGAGCGCCGGGAGCGGGCCCGGCGGCCCACGGCCGACCCGACCGCTTCGGCATCGCGTAG
- a CDS encoding amidohydrolase family protein has product MTERTTPPAVPGGPPFTDLPERYTVISADCHGGGEIHGYRDYLPARLHAEFDTWVAGYEIPYPDLKGDLGPRNWDSDRRLRDLEADGVVAEVIFPNTVPPFFPKPSLTDQPPAANAGDLALRWEGLKAHNRWMVDFCAAAPGRRAGIVQIMLHDIPAAVEEIRWAKEAGLTGGVLLPGTPPGSGLVPMFDYAHYEPLWRVCEELGMPLNHHTGSAAPPAGETDVDKVVFLTEVSWWAHRAFTHLVVSGAMDRHPDLQFVFTEQGTAWIPEETRRLDYYWHRMSTAVGSQEYEWGSELVGRMALKPSEYWARQCHVGASFQRPAEAKLRYQVGVDRVMWGSDYPHKEASHPFSREALQLTYNGIDPVEVAAMVGGNAAKLYGFDLDALAPIAARVGPRVEQVWAPLAPEDIPVGADKCPAFVGVTGVKP; this is encoded by the coding sequence ATGACCGAGCGCACCACCCCGCCCGCCGTCCCGGGCGGCCCCCCGTTCACCGACCTACCCGAGCGCTACACGGTGATCTCGGCCGACTGCCACGGCGGCGGCGAGATCCACGGTTACCGCGACTACCTGCCCGCCCGCCTGCACGCCGAGTTCGACACGTGGGTGGCCGGCTACGAGATCCCGTACCCGGACCTGAAGGGCGATCTGGGTCCGCGCAACTGGGACTCCGACCGACGGCTGCGCGACCTGGAGGCGGACGGGGTGGTCGCGGAGGTGATCTTCCCGAACACCGTGCCGCCGTTCTTCCCCAAGCCGTCGTTGACCGACCAGCCGCCCGCCGCGAACGCCGGGGACCTGGCGCTGCGTTGGGAGGGGCTCAAGGCGCACAACCGCTGGATGGTCGACTTCTGCGCGGCGGCTCCCGGACGCCGCGCGGGCATCGTCCAGATCATGCTGCACGACATCCCGGCGGCGGTGGAGGAGATCCGCTGGGCCAAGGAGGCGGGGCTCACCGGCGGCGTGCTGCTGCCCGGTACCCCGCCCGGCTCCGGCCTGGTGCCGATGTTCGACTACGCGCACTACGAGCCGCTGTGGCGGGTGTGCGAGGAGTTGGGCATGCCGCTCAACCACCACACCGGCTCGGCCGCGCCGCCGGCCGGGGAGACCGACGTGGACAAGGTGGTGTTCCTGACCGAGGTGTCCTGGTGGGCGCACCGCGCGTTCACCCACCTGGTGGTCTCCGGCGCGATGGACCGCCACCCCGATCTCCAGTTCGTGTTCACCGAGCAGGGCACCGCCTGGATCCCGGAGGAGACCCGGCGGCTGGACTACTACTGGCACCGGATGAGCACCGCGGTCGGCTCCCAGGAGTACGAGTGGGGCAGCGAGCTGGTCGGCCGGATGGCGCTCAAGCCCAGCGAGTACTGGGCCCGGCAGTGCCACGTCGGGGCCAGCTTCCAGCGTCCCGCCGAGGCCAAGCTGCGCTACCAGGTGGGCGTGGACCGGGTCATGTGGGGCAGCGACTACCCGCACAAGGAGGCCAGCCACCCGTTCAGTCGCGAGGCGCTCCAGCTCACCTACAACGGCATCGACCCGGTCGAGGTCGCGGCCATGGTCGGCGGCAACGCGGCGAAGCTGTACGGCTTCGACCTCGACGCGCTGGCCCCGATCGCGGCCCGGGTGGGCCCGAGGGTCGAGCAGGTCTGGGCACCGCTCGCGCCGGAGGACATCCCGGTCGGCGCGGACAAGTGCCCGGCGTTCGTCGGGGTGACCGGCGTCAAGCCGTAG
- a CDS encoding ArsR/SmtB family transcription factor: protein MPAQDLPETIRVTTEEQLRAVSNLTRHRIMAVLRFEPATITQIAERVGLAKGSSSYHVRLLERAGLVKVVRTRKVRGVTERYYAMAARSIVLPEPGEGGPNVLMRHAVADLEAAPIEPERQVRMAHLRLTEEQFAELGTRLNALADEYRELSDPALPDASLVFALFRPAPHGRGGEDGAGDP, encoded by the coding sequence ATGCCCGCACAAGACCTCCCCGAGACCATCCGAGTCACGACCGAGGAACAGCTACGCGCGGTCTCCAACCTCACGCGCCACCGGATCATGGCCGTGCTCCGCTTCGAGCCCGCCACGATCACGCAGATCGCCGAGCGGGTCGGCCTCGCGAAGGGCAGTTCCAGCTACCACGTACGGCTGTTGGAGCGGGCCGGCCTGGTGAAGGTCGTGCGCACACGCAAGGTCCGGGGGGTCACCGAGCGGTACTACGCGATGGCCGCCCGGTCGATCGTGCTCCCGGAACCGGGCGAGGGCGGACCGAACGTGCTGATGCGCCACGCGGTGGCCGACCTGGAGGCGGCGCCGATCGAGCCCGAGCGGCAGGTCCGGATGGCGCATCTGCGGCTCACGGAGGAGCAGTTCGCCGAGCTCGGGACGCGGCTGAACGCCCTCGCGGACGAGTACCGGGAACTGTCCGACCCCGCACTGCCGGACGCGTCGCTCGTCTTCGCGCTCTTCCGCCCGGCGCCGCACGGGCGGGGCGGGGAAGACGGGGCGGGCGACCCCTGA
- a CDS encoding TetR/AcrR family transcriptional regulator → MDRITRDTVLDTAMRLVMESGIENLSMRKLAAELGVAVTSIYWHVGNRDVLVDQLVDRVIAEMGAISVDGSTPVERVVSIARSTRRMILERPHLVGLVRERGLESLMMLPARKALVHEMTAAGLRGARAGEAVQAVQYQVAGFVMLERALENSAAEPPAVDEWRAELAREDPELADSLSNVTDGDRLFVLSVRALVESLLG, encoded by the coding sequence ATGGACAGGATCACGCGAGACACCGTGCTCGACACCGCCATGCGTCTCGTCATGGAATCCGGTATCGAGAACCTCAGCATGCGCAAACTGGCCGCCGAGTTGGGCGTGGCGGTCACCTCGATCTACTGGCACGTGGGCAACCGCGACGTGCTGGTCGACCAACTGGTGGATCGGGTGATCGCGGAGATGGGCGCGATCTCGGTGGACGGGAGCACGCCGGTCGAGCGGGTGGTGTCGATCGCGCGATCGACCCGGCGCATGATCCTGGAGCGCCCGCACCTGGTCGGCCTGGTCCGCGAGCGCGGCCTGGAGTCACTGATGATGCTGCCCGCCCGCAAGGCGCTGGTGCACGAGATGACGGCGGCCGGCCTGCGGGGCGCGCGGGCGGGCGAGGCGGTCCAGGCGGTGCAGTACCAGGTCGCCGGCTTCGTGATGCTGGAGCGGGCCTTGGAGAACAGCGCGGCCGAACCGCCGGCGGTGGACGAGTGGCGGGCCGAGCTGGCCCGGGAGGACCCGGAACTGGCGGACAGCCTGAGCAACGTCACCGACGGCGACCGGCTGTTCGTGCTGTCGGTCCGGGCGCTGGTGGAGTCGCTGCTCGGGTGA
- a CDS encoding SAM-dependent methyltransferase has product MTRPDWAPEHIDITRASVARVYDYALGGAHNFAVDREAAELVTQAMPELRDVLRGNRVFLTRAVHHLLDLGIRQFLDLGSGIPTVGNVHEIAHKADPDARVVYVDNDPVAVAHSQLLLADNPNATVVGADLTDPAKVIDSPEVRKLIDFSQPVGVLIVSVLHFLPDEADPVGVVRQYMDATVPGSHLALSHAHRSEERPAGMDRALSEYSSNVQQMHARSHDGILAIFGGLELLPARLVPVDVWGPEGRLGDPAVKLPQLAGVAVKA; this is encoded by the coding sequence ATGACTCGACCGGACTGGGCTCCAGAGCACATCGACATCACGCGCGCCAGCGTCGCCCGCGTCTACGACTACGCGCTCGGCGGCGCGCACAACTTCGCGGTCGACCGCGAGGCCGCGGAGCTGGTCACCCAGGCGATGCCCGAGTTGCGCGACGTGCTGCGCGGGAACCGGGTCTTCCTCACCCGCGCCGTCCACCACCTGTTGGACCTGGGCATCCGGCAGTTCCTCGATCTGGGCTCGGGCATCCCCACCGTGGGCAACGTGCACGAGATCGCGCACAAGGCCGACCCCGACGCGCGTGTGGTGTACGTGGACAACGACCCGGTCGCGGTCGCGCACAGCCAACTGCTGCTCGCGGACAACCCGAACGCGACCGTGGTGGGCGCCGACCTGACCGATCCGGCCAAGGTGATCGACTCGCCCGAGGTGCGCAAGCTGATCGACTTCTCCCAGCCGGTCGGCGTGCTGATCGTGTCGGTGCTGCACTTCCTGCCGGACGAGGCGGATCCCGTCGGCGTGGTGCGCCAGTACATGGACGCCACCGTCCCCGGCAGCCACCTCGCCCTGTCCCACGCGCACCGCAGCGAGGAGCGCCCGGCGGGGATGGACCGCGCGCTCAGCGAGTACTCGTCCAACGTGCAGCAGATGCACGCCCGTTCGCACGACGGGATCCTGGCCATCTTCGGCGGCCTGGAACTGCTGCCGGCCCGCCTGGTCCCGGTCGACGTGTGGGGTCCCGAGGGCCGGCTCGGCGACCCGGCGGTGAAGCTGCCTCAGTTGGCGGGCGTCGCGGTCAAGGCCTGA
- a CDS encoding acetoacetate decarboxylase family protein, giving the protein MARIRYGARPAEALKKSSRERSSLPEIWSTGVMAIWETDPEVIAAVLPPPLVPADRPLVRANISGCDINGYPLGAGAIAVRCKHGDIEGDYTLTMPMTTERAVIGGREVFGEPKKLADVKVERDGDSVVATVNRMGVTYIEVRGTVGEELPLPEPRQTLSFYYKFLPAVDGDGFDADPLLVHVTRNERTRSAHAVTGEVILRDSDFDPVADLPVRKLISITLSERTSDQQGFVAERVKADLVLPYIHQRYDDVQQITDDPPPATR; this is encoded by the coding sequence GTGGCACGCATTCGGTACGGCGCCCGGCCGGCGGAGGCGCTGAAGAAGTCCTCCCGGGAACGATCCAGCCTTCCGGAGATCTGGTCCACCGGCGTGATGGCGATCTGGGAGACCGACCCCGAGGTGATCGCGGCCGTACTGCCGCCTCCGCTGGTCCCCGCCGACCGCCCGTTGGTCCGGGCGAACATCTCCGGCTGCGACATCAACGGCTACCCCCTCGGCGCGGGCGCGATCGCGGTGCGCTGCAAGCACGGCGACATCGAGGGCGACTACACGCTGACCATGCCGATGACCACCGAGCGTGCCGTGATCGGCGGTCGGGAGGTGTTCGGCGAGCCGAAGAAGCTCGCCGACGTCAAGGTCGAGCGCGACGGCGACTCCGTCGTGGCCACCGTGAACCGGATGGGCGTCACCTACATCGAGGTCCGCGGCACGGTCGGCGAGGAGCTGCCGCTGCCCGAGCCCCGGCAGACGCTGAGCTTCTACTACAAGTTCCTGCCCGCCGTGGACGGCGACGGCTTCGACGCCGACCCGCTCCTGGTCCACGTCACCCGCAACGAACGCACCCGCAGCGCCCACGCCGTGACCGGCGAGGTGATCCTGCGCGACTCGGACTTCGACCCCGTCGCCGACCTCCCGGTCCGCAAGCTGATCTCGATCACGCTCAGCGAGCGCACCTCCGACCAGCAGGGCTTCGTCGCCGAGCGGGTCAAGGCCGATCTGGTGCTGCCGTACATCCACCAGCGCTACGACGACGTGCAGCAGATCACCGACGACCCGCCGCCCGCCACGCGGTAG
- a CDS encoding YidC/Oxa1 family membrane protein insertase — MFGIPVLGVAHDVLLTLADALAPLLGTGSVAGAVVVFTACVRLALVPLGYAQARAEVARARLAPQVERLRRKYAGDPRRLARELGALHRRAGTSMFAGVLPALAGLPFLFLTYRLFAGDRDLLGHTLAGAPLGLHPVAGLGGPHTPVLLAVTALIAGVAWLQYRRAAAVPNTPALLRWMPFGTVLTAAFVPLAVGLYLLTSTAWTTAERPLLRRLATARADRVVPGH, encoded by the coding sequence ATGTTCGGCATCCCTGTCCTCGGCGTCGCGCACGACGTCCTGCTCACCCTCGCCGACGCGCTCGCGCCGCTGCTCGGCACCGGCTCGGTGGCCGGCGCCGTGGTGGTGTTCACCGCGTGTGTCCGGCTCGCCCTCGTCCCGCTGGGCTACGCCCAGGCCCGCGCCGAGGTGGCCCGCGCCCGGCTCGCCCCGCAGGTCGAGCGGCTGCGCCGGAAGTACGCCGGGGACCCGCGGCGACTGGCCCGCGAACTCGGCGCGCTGCATCGGCGGGCCGGCACCTCGATGTTCGCCGGCGTGCTGCCGGCCCTGGCCGGACTGCCGTTCCTGTTCCTGACCTACCGACTCTTCGCCGGCGACCGCGACCTCCTGGGCCACACCCTCGCGGGCGCGCCGCTCGGCCTGCACCCGGTGGCCGGCCTCGGTGGACCGCACACGCCCGTACTGCTCGCCGTGACCGCGCTGATCGCGGGCGTGGCCTGGCTCCAGTACCGCCGGGCCGCCGCGGTGCCGAACACCCCAGCCCTGCTTCGGTGGATGCCCTTCGGCACGGTCCTGACCGCCGCGTTCGTTCCGCTCGCGGTCGGCCTGTATCTGCTCACGAGCACCGCGTGGACCACCGCCGAGCGGCCGCTGTTGCGCCGACTGGCGACGGCTCGTGCGGATCGCGTCGTACCCGGGCACTAG
- a CDS encoding amidohydrolase family protein, with the protein MTEQNELTTPYTIISSDTHAGLPTELYRDYLATKHHAAFDQFMSEREAQLKAITDLGVRNEDFAANWFETNEEVLRSGWEVDRRDLELDKDGVVGEVIFPDADAVESRTCVPFGAGLGLSGDLDPELGLAGAQAHNRWLAELCKTSPERRRGVALIPITAALDDVLKEIRRIKADGLGAVMIPAMWMNQTPYHDRRYDPVWALCEELELPVVTHSGPADREAYGNHLGIYVTEVTWWPSRPLWFLLWSGVFERFPRLRFGVTEAGCWWVGNLLWFTDRLLLGSRGAAKLAGFEEIKLLPSEYFDRNCFIGASNTKRREIGMRYEIGIGNICWGNDFPHPEGTWPETLNILRKTFSDVPIAETRVMLGEAVADVYGFDLAALKPHAERVGVTPATLGQVNADGSAKDLTTKWAAAAEIGRHWLTGHDTGAAINPNAPAQEV; encoded by the coding sequence ATGACTGAGCAGAACGAACTCACCACCCCCTACACGATCATCTCCTCGGACACCCACGCCGGGTTGCCCACCGAGCTGTATCGCGACTACCTCGCCACCAAACACCACGCGGCGTTCGACCAATTCATGTCCGAGCGCGAGGCGCAGCTCAAGGCGATCACCGATCTGGGCGTGCGCAACGAGGACTTCGCGGCGAACTGGTTCGAGACCAACGAGGAGGTGCTGCGCAGCGGTTGGGAAGTGGACCGGCGCGACCTGGAGTTGGACAAGGACGGCGTGGTCGGCGAGGTGATCTTCCCGGACGCCGACGCGGTCGAGTCGCGTACGTGTGTGCCGTTCGGCGCGGGCCTGGGCCTGTCCGGTGACCTGGATCCCGAACTGGGCCTGGCCGGCGCGCAGGCGCACAACCGCTGGCTGGCCGAGCTGTGCAAGACCAGCCCGGAGCGGCGGCGCGGGGTCGCGCTGATCCCGATCACCGCGGCGCTGGACGATGTGCTCAAGGAGATCCGCCGGATCAAGGCCGACGGCCTGGGCGCGGTGATGATCCCCGCGATGTGGATGAACCAGACGCCGTACCACGACCGCAGGTACGACCCGGTGTGGGCGCTGTGCGAGGAGCTGGAGCTTCCGGTGGTCACCCACTCGGGCCCGGCCGACCGCGAAGCGTACGGGAACCACCTGGGCATCTACGTCACCGAGGTCACCTGGTGGCCGTCGCGGCCGCTGTGGTTCCTGCTGTGGTCCGGCGTGTTCGAGCGGTTTCCGAGGCTGCGGTTCGGGGTGACCGAGGCGGGCTGCTGGTGGGTGGGCAACCTGCTGTGGTTCACCGACCGGCTGCTGCTCGGCTCGCGCGGCGCGGCCAAGCTGGCCGGGTTCGAGGAGATCAAGCTGCTCCCGAGCGAGTACTTCGACCGCAACTGCTTCATCGGCGCCTCCAACACCAAGCGCCGCGAGATCGGCATGCGCTACGAGATCGGCATCGGCAACATCTGCTGGGGTAACGATTTCCCGCATCCGGAAGGCACCTGGCCGGAGACGCTCAACATCCTGCGCAAGACGTTCTCCGACGTGCCGATCGCCGAGACGCGCGTGATGCTCGGCGAGGCGGTCGCGGACGTGTACGGCTTCGACCTGGCCGCCCTGAAGCCGCACGCCGAGCGGGTCGGGGTCACCCCCGCCACGCTCGGCCAGGTGAACGCGGACGGTTCGGCGAAGGACCTGACGACCAAGTGGGCCGCCGCCGCCGAGATCGGCCGGCACTGGCTCACCGGACACGACACGGGCGCCGCGATCAACCCGAACGCGCCGGCCCAGGAGGTCTGA
- a CDS encoding MFS transporter, translating into MVRIAAASFAGTAIEFYDFFVYGTAAALVLGPLFFPGFSPIAGTLAAFATYAVGFVSRPLGAVVFGRLGDRRGRRPVLVVSLVLTGVATVLVGLLPTYERIGVAAPILLVVLRFCQGFGVGGEWGGAVLLATEHAPPGRRALWASFPQGGPSIGFLLANGLMLILSGSLTDAQFHAWGWRIPFLFAGVLAAGGLLLRASVEETPAFRALVAGNETSPSPVGELLRGHWRVVLLAAGALACGYVGFYLTTTWSLQYADDRPTVGRTTMLACIMIAVTGMALVTPLFAVVGDRYGRKPMCLVGCAGMGLWAFPMLGLLATGEPMWMTLGCLGTLVAFMAMFSVVGAYLSELFEPRVRCTGASTTYNLGGVLGGALTPMVATELARGDGTPWGVAAYLAGAATVSATCLLLLPETYAVPVADGEPATA; encoded by the coding sequence ATGGTCCGGATCGCGGCGGCGTCCTTCGCCGGTACCGCGATCGAGTTCTACGACTTCTTCGTCTACGGCACCGCCGCCGCCCTGGTGCTCGGGCCGCTGTTCTTTCCCGGCTTCTCGCCGATCGCCGGCACCCTCGCGGCGTTCGCGACCTACGCGGTCGGATTCGTCTCGCGCCCGCTGGGCGCGGTGGTGTTCGGGCGCCTGGGCGATCGGCGCGGGCGGCGGCCGGTCCTGGTGGTGTCGCTCGTCCTGACCGGTGTGGCGACCGTGCTGGTCGGGCTGTTGCCGACCTACGAGCGGATCGGGGTGGCGGCGCCGATCCTGCTGGTGGTGTTGCGGTTCTGCCAGGGCTTCGGCGTGGGTGGCGAGTGGGGCGGCGCGGTGTTGCTCGCCACCGAGCACGCGCCGCCGGGGCGACGGGCGTTGTGGGCGAGCTTTCCGCAGGGCGGCCCGTCGATCGGCTTCCTGCTCGCCAACGGGCTGATGTTGATCCTGTCCGGGTCGCTGACCGACGCGCAGTTCCACGCGTGGGGGTGGCGGATCCCGTTCCTGTTCGCGGGGGTGCTTGCGGCCGGTGGGCTGCTGCTGCGGGCCTCGGTCGAGGAGACGCCCGCGTTTCGCGCGCTCGTGGCCGGCAACGAGACCTCGCCGAGTCCGGTGGGCGAACTCCTGCGCGGGCACTGGCGCGTGGTTCTGCTCGCCGCGGGGGCGCTGGCCTGCGGCTACGTGGGCTTCTACCTGACCACCACGTGGTCCCTGCAGTACGCCGACGACCGGCCGACGGTCGGGCGCACCACGATGCTGGCCTGCATCATGATCGCGGTGACCGGGATGGCCCTGGTCACCCCGCTGTTCGCCGTGGTGGGTGATCGGTACGGGCGTAAGCCGATGTGCCTGGTGGGCTGTGCGGGGATGGGCCTGTGGGCGTTCCCGATGCTCGGCCTGCTGGCCACCGGTGAGCCGATGTGGATGACCCTGGGATGCCTGGGCACGCTGGTCGCGTTCATGGCGATGTTCTCGGTGGTCGGGGCGTACCTGTCCGAACTGTTCGAGCCGCGGGTGCGCTGCACCGGCGCGTCCACCACGTACAACCTGGGCGGCGTGCTCGGCGGCGCGCTGACCCCGATGGTGGCCACGGAACTGGCCCGCGGCGACGGCACACCGTGGGGTGTCGCGGCCTATCTGGCGGGCGCGGCGACGGTCAGTGCGACGTGTCTGCTCCTGCTGCCCGAGACGTACGCGGTACCCGTCGCGGACGGTGAACCCGCCACGGCCTGA
- a CDS encoding nuclear transport factor 2 family protein, which yields MTTDSTEPAQARRAHHTRVAERLLAAVGAGDRAAQVACYHPDVVLEFPYAAPPVRIEGRAAVETYLAIALGVFELSLTVTRVHDCVDPDTVIVEFTGTGRARTTDRPYANTYIAVLTFRDGLVVGQREFYNPVPAAQALTATPAN from the coding sequence ATGACCACGGATTCGACCGAACCGGCCCAGGCGCGTCGCGCGCACCACACCCGCGTCGCCGAACGGCTGCTCGCCGCCGTCGGCGCCGGCGACCGCGCGGCCCAGGTGGCCTGCTACCACCCCGACGTCGTGCTCGAATTCCCCTACGCCGCGCCGCCGGTGCGGATCGAGGGCCGGGCCGCGGTGGAGACCTACCTCGCCATCGCGCTCGGCGTCTTCGAGCTGAGCCTGACGGTGACCCGGGTCCACGACTGCGTGGACCCGGACACCGTGATCGTCGAGTTCACCGGGACGGGTCGGGCCCGGACCACGGACCGGCCCTACGCCAACACCTACATCGCGGTGCTGACCTTCCGGGACGGTCTGGTGGTCGGGCAGCGCGAGTTCTACAACCCGGTGCCGGCCGCTCAGGCCTTGACCGCGACGCCCGCCAACTGA
- a CDS encoding exonuclease domain-containing protein has product MATNKFGATCATCTTYVKAGDGLLVRRDGKWVTYCADCGEPKPAAPPRGNHDGWHRGPMAAFDVETSGVDPLTDFIVTAALVDSTGTRRSWLIDPGEREIPAEATAIHGIDTARARAEGRQPALCLAEIGEAMAEYLAADTPIAIYNAPFDLTILQAELHRHNLPQLPYTAPIIDPLVIDKQLDRYRKGKRTLAATSAFYEVVLTDAHTADGDALACLLLAQDLGARFPELAADSLRTLHEKQVQWYAEQAASLQSYFDRRNPDGGGAVVDPNWPVIPGGPDGPGSPSLPGTTGGSSAWRAADAEPDRSGSSAWRPDAGSGGSAPGSGSSAWRPEVGE; this is encoded by the coding sequence ATGGCAACGAACAAGTTCGGCGCGACCTGTGCCACGTGCACGACCTATGTCAAGGCCGGCGACGGGCTGTTGGTCCGCCGGGACGGCAAGTGGGTCACGTACTGCGCCGATTGCGGCGAGCCGAAGCCCGCCGCGCCGCCGCGCGGCAATCACGACGGCTGGCACCGGGGGCCGATGGCCGCGTTCGACGTGGAGACCTCCGGAGTCGATCCCCTCACCGATTTCATCGTCACCGCCGCCCTGGTGGACTCGACTGGTACCCGGCGGTCCTGGCTGATCGACCCGGGGGAGCGGGAGATTCCCGCCGAGGCGACCGCGATCCACGGGATCGACACCGCCCGCGCCCGGGCCGAGGGACGGCAACCCGCCCTGTGCCTGGCCGAGATCGGCGAGGCGATGGCCGAATACCTGGCCGCCGACACCCCGATCGCGATCTACAACGCGCCGTTCGACCTGACCATCCTCCAGGCCGAGCTGCACCGCCACAATCTGCCGCAACTCCCGTACACGGCACCGATCATCGACCCGCTGGTGATCGACAAGCAGCTCGACCGCTACCGCAAGGGCAAGCGCACCCTCGCGGCCACCAGCGCGTTCTACGAGGTGGTGCTCACCGACGCGCACACCGCCGACGGCGACGCGCTGGCGTGCCTGCTGCTCGCGCAGGATCTGGGCGCGCGTTTCCCGGAGTTGGCCGCCGACTCGCTGCGCACGCTGCACGAGAAGCAGGTGCAGTGGTACGCCGAGCAGGCGGCCTCGCTGCAGAGCTATTTCGACCGGCGCAACCCCGACGGCGGCGGCGCGGTCGTCGACCCGAACTGGCCGGTGATTCCCGGCGGTCCGGACGGGCCGGGCTCGCCGAGCCTGCCCGGTACCACCGGCGGATCGAGCGCGTGGCGGGCGGCGGACGCGGAACCGGACCGGTCCGGGTCGAGCGCGTGGCGGCCGGACGCCGGGTCGGGCGGGTCGGCGCCGGGATCGGGGTCGAGCGCGTGGCGGCCGGAGGTGGGGGAGTAG